In a single window of the Streptacidiphilus sp. P02-A3a genome:
- a CDS encoding NUDIX domain-containing protein yields MKKVVAGLWRIIRGPMQWRVLWLWHSKFMVGVTGIVRDQDGRVLLLKHRLWPEGRQWGLPTGYANAGESFEDTIVREVREESGLKVRVNELAHLKSGYKLRVEVAYEVEFIGGEFRTDSFEILEATWFSPDQLPEGVQESHRALILRER; encoded by the coding sequence ATGAAGAAGGTCGTTGCCGGGCTCTGGCGCATCATCCGAGGGCCGATGCAGTGGCGGGTCCTGTGGCTGTGGCACTCGAAGTTCATGGTCGGTGTCACTGGCATCGTCCGGGATCAGGACGGCCGGGTGCTGCTGCTCAAGCACCGGCTGTGGCCCGAGGGGCGGCAGTGGGGGTTGCCGACCGGTTACGCGAACGCGGGGGAGTCCTTCGAGGACACCATCGTTCGGGAGGTCCGGGAGGAGTCCGGGCTCAAGGTGCGGGTCAACGAGCTGGCGCATCTCAAGAGCGGCTACAAGCTGCGGGTTGAGGTGGCGTACGAAGTGGAGTTCATCGGCGGCGAGTTCCGAACGGACTCGTTCGAGATTCTGGAGGCCACATGGTTCTCACCGGACCAGCTCCCCGAGGGAGTGCAGGAGTCGCACCGCGCCCTGATCTTGCGGGAGCGTTAG